The Paraburkholderia agricolaris genome includes the window CGCCGAGTGGGATCGAGATGAACAGCATCCCGCCCGCGATGATGAAAGAGTTCTTCAGCGCGGACCAGAAGTCGGGGTCGTTGAAAATGAATTCGAAACCGGTCAGACCGAATGTGCGTTTCGCGTCGAAGAACGGTGCGTTCAGCACGCTTTGCAGCAGAATGAAGCCGAGCGGCAGCGCCACCGCGACGGTCAGCACCGCGACGACGAGCCAGCGCAGCAAGCCCGCAAATGGCTGCAGACCGCCGCGCGGCAGCGCGCCTATCGTGCCGCCGTCGGCCGCGCGTGGTGAGGCATCGCGGTGTCCGGTTGCGCTAGTGGAAAGCATGAGTGTCCCCCTGCAGCGTAAAAGCCGCATATCGACAGGTAGTCAGGAAAGGTAGGGCGCCCGCGCGTTTCGGCGCGCGCGCCGTCAGGTCAGTCGAGGCTTAACGCTTGATCGACTGTTGCCATTGCTTGAGGAATTCAAGCCGCTTGGACTGGTCGAGATACACCAGCAGGCCGGCGCCGATCGGGATCGGCTTGAGCGAGTCGCCAAGCTGCTTCGTCAGACCGGCCATCGACGTTTCACCGTCTACGTCCGCGCGAATCGAGAACAGGCTGGCCTGGTTTGCGAGCAAGGTTTGACCGCGTTGCGACAGCAGATAGTCGACCCACAGCTTCGCGGCATTAGGGCTTTGCGCCTTCTTCGAAATCGTCACGAGGCGGCTCACCACCAGCGTGTAGTCCTTCGGATAGACGTAGCCGATCGACGGGTCTTTCTTTGCTTTGGTGAGCGCGTACGAACCGAGAATGTTGTAGCCGATCAGGTTTTCACCCGACGAGATGCGTTCCATCATCGCGCCGGTACTCGATTGCAGCTTCGGGCCGGTTGCGCCCATGGCTTTCACGAGGTCCCACGTGACTTGCGGATTGACGCGCGCGTCCTGCGTCAGATAGTTGAAGCCGACACCGGATTTTTCGATGTCGTATGTCGTGACCTTGCCCTTGAACTGATCGGGCTTGTTTTGCAGCAGCTTGATCAGATCGGCGCGCGTTTGCGGCACTTCGCCGGCCGGCAGCAGGCGCTTGTTGTAGACGATCGCGAGCGGCTCGTAGGTGGTGCCGTATGCCTGCTTCTGATACTGCGCCCATTGCGGAAGCTGCTTCGCTTCGGGCGATTCGTAGCTGGCCATCAGACCGTCGTTGACGAGCTTCACCTGCAGGTCCATTGCCGAGCTCCACAACACGTCGGCGCTGGTGCTGCTGGCGGCGTTCTCGCTGATGTAGCGGTTGTACAGCTCGGTACTGTTCATGTCGTTGTATTCGACCTTGATGCCGTGCAAGCTTTCAAAATCCTTGATGAGCGGGCGCACGAGGGCAGTGTCCGTGACCGAATACACGATCAGCTTGCCTTCCTTCTTTGCCGCGTCGACGGTGGCCTGATAGTCGCTGGGATAGCCGGCCGGAAAGGCCGCCCAAGCTGAGTTTGCGGCGAATGCAACCGCTACGGCGAGATACTTCAAAGAGATTTGCACGTCTTCCTCCAGAAAACATTGTGTTTGTTTTGTGTAGGCGAATGGTAAGAGAAGCGTGCTTTCTGAATGCTTTCAGTTTTCGAAAGAAATGCGTCACAATGGTCGAATCCGCCTCATGGATTTCCCTGGGATTCTGTTTATGCGTGTGCTGCTGGTTGAAGACAATCCGATCCTTTCCCGCTCGCTGACCGACGCGTTGACCAGCGCGAAACTCACCGTCGATTGCATGCACGACGGCGAATCCGCCGACCATGTTTTGCGCACGCAAGACTACGCACTGGTGATTCTCGATATCGGTCTGCCCAAGCTCGACGGCCTCGAAGTGTTACGCCGTCTGCGCGCGCGGCGCAACGCGGTGCCCGTCTTGATGCTGACCGCGCATGGTTCGGTGGAAGAGCGCGTGCGCGGCCTCGATCTCGGCGCCGACGACTACCTCGCCAAGCCCTTCGCGCTCACTGAACTTGAGGCGCGTGCGCGGGCCCTGTTGCGCCGCAGTCATGGGCAGGAACCGCTGCACGCGCAGTGCGGCACGCTGCTTTACGACAGTGTCGATCGTGGCTTCACGCTCGACGGCGAGCCGCTCGCGTTGACTCCGCGTGAACGTTCGGTACTCGAGGTGCTGATCCTGCGCAACGGCCGCGCGATCAACAAGGACACACTCTCGGAGAAAATCTTCGGGCTCGATGAATCGGTGAATGCCGAGGCCATCGAGATCTATGTGCACCGTTTGCGCAAGAAGCTCGAACGCAGTTCGGTCGGCATTGTGACGTTGCGCGGGCTCGGCTATCTGCTGGAAGCGAAAGACGCATGACGCGGCCGAATCTGCGCGTTCGCGTCGCGCTCTGGTTGTTGCTGCCCCTGCTTTTGCTACTCGCTTTCGATGCATGGCTCACGTATCAACGCGCAATGAACGCGGCGCACGCGGCCTTCGATCGCACGCTGGAGTTTTCGCTGCGCTCGATCCGCGACGGCATCCGTTTGCGCGACGCCCAGATCGAAGTCGATTTGCCGTATCTGGCGCTGGAGATGTTCGAATCCAACGGCGGCGGCAATATCTACTATCAGATTCGCGAGGAGGGTGGCCGGGTGGTGACCGGTTATCCGGACTTGCCGGCAGGCACGAAGGCGTCTGGCGATCTCTACAGCGTGCAGTTTTACGACGACATGTTTCGTGGTCGCCCGCTGCGCATTGCGATGCTGCGGCTGCCGGTCCACGACGTGCCGAGCGCGCAAACGCGCGTGGTGCTGGTGCGGGTCGGCGAAACGATCGAACAGCGCCAGGCGCTGGCGCGCGAGATTCTGATCGGCTCGTTGCAACAGGAATTCCTGCTGGTGGTGCTCGCGCTAGGCATTGTATGGCTGGGGGTTGCGCGCGGCTTGCGGCCGCTGAACCGCCTGTCGGCCAAAGTCGCCGCGCGTGCCGAGAACGATCCGACGCCGCTCGATACGGTGGGCTTGCCTAGCGAAGTCGCGCCGCTGGTCGATTCGATCAATCAGTACATTGGCCGTACGCAGCTAATGCAGTTGTCACGCAGGCGATTTTTCAACGACGCCGCGCATCAGTTGAAGACGCCGCTTGCGATCATTCAGGCCGAGTCGGAGCTGGCGCTGCGCGATATCGACGGTGGTGAAGAAACCTCGATAGGCAACCGCCGGCAAGGCGTGCATTTGCGGCGGCTGAATCGCGCGGTGCAGCAGGCGGTGCGCATCGTGCAGCAATTGCTGTCGCTCTCGCGGCTCGATGCGGACAGCGGATATACCGTCAAACATGCCGCTGTGCCGCTGCACAAGGTAGCGCGCAGTGTGACGCTCGACTGGTCGCCGGTGGCACGCTCGCGTGGCATCGATCTAGGCTTCGAACAGGACGTGCGTATCGAGGTGATGGGGCAGAGCGATCTGCTGGCGGAACTGGTCGGCAATCTGATCGATAACGCAATTCGTTATTCCGGCGATGGGGCGGTGATTACCGTGCGCGTTGCATGCGAAGCCGGACAGGCACTGCTGCAGGTGATCGACAACGGACCGGGGATTGACGTCGGCGAGCGCGATGCGGTGTTTGAGCGCTTCTATCGCAGTGAGGCGACGCAAGCGGTCGAGGGTAGCGGGCTGGGCTTGTCGATCGTGCGGGAAATTGCGCGCGTGCACGGCGCATCGATCGCGTTGAGTGAGGCGCCCGGCGGTGGTCTTGTGGTCAGCGTGCGGTTTCCGACGTTAAAGGCCGTGCTCGCGTGATGACCACGCTGTAATCACCGCAATGCTCGCTATGCGCGGATAGCGAAGCTCCTCGCGTAGGCCGTAGCTACCGTCTCGCTACCCCACATCTTGCCGTCGATGAGCCGTTGAGAATGTTCATCGCCAGGCACGGCTACGCCAACGCGTGCGGCTGCTTCGCGATACAACTGCGTCTGATTGATCCGCGCCGCGATTTCCGCGTAATCCGCGCGTGCGTCGATCATGCCCCAGCGTTCGAACTGCGTGAGAAACCAGGCGCCCTCGGCGGCGCGCGGGTAGTTCACCGCGCCGTTGTCGAAGAACCGTACCGGCAGGCCGCGCGGCGCCGAGGCAGCGATTTCGTTGCCGAAGCGCGCTGCGATCAACGCTTCGTCGATGCCGATGAACTCGGGCCGCGCAAGCCAGTGTGCAATCTCCTCGCGATGTCCGGCGCCGTCGAGCCAGCGGCATGCTTCGAGCATCGTCTGGACGAGGGCGCGCGCGGTATTCGGATTCGCGCCGACAAAATCGTGCCGGCATGCCAGCACTTTCTCGGGATGATCGGGCCACACCTCGCTCGTATAAGCGACTGTTCTGCCGACACCGTTCGCTTCCGCCATTGCGTTCCACGGTTCGCCGACGCAGAGGCCGTCGAGCTTCTCTTCGGAAAGCGCGGCGACCATTTGCGGCGGTGGAATCACCACGCTCTCGGTATCGCGCAATGGATGCACGCCTTGCGACGCGAGCCAGTAGGGCAGCCACATTGCGTGCGTGCCGGTGGGGAAGGTCTGCGCGAACACCGGCTTGCGGCCGAGCGTCGCCAACGCTTTGGGCAAGCTGCCGTGTTCGGCCAACGCATCGGCGAGGCGCGTTGACAGCGTGATCGCCTGGCCGTTGCGATTGAGCACCGTCAGCACGGCCATATCCGTTTGCGGACCGCCGAGGCCAAGTTGCACGCCGTAGACGAGGCCGTAGAGCACGTGCGCCGCATCGAGATCGCCGGACAGCAGCTTGTCGCGCACGGCGGCCCATGACGGCTGGCGGCACAACTCCAGCGTCAGGCCATGGGCGTGGCCGAATTCGAGCAGCTTGGCGGCGACGAGCGGCGCCGCATCGGACAGTGCGACGAAGCCGAGCCGAAGATGAGTTTTCTCGAGCGGTGCAGGCACGGACGAGGGGGAGGCGGAGGCGGCAGAGTTCATGAG containing:
- a CDS encoding response regulator, whose product is MRVLLVEDNPILSRSLTDALTSAKLTVDCMHDGESADHVLRTQDYALVILDIGLPKLDGLEVLRRLRARRNAVPVLMLTAHGSVEERVRGLDLGADDYLAKPFALTELEARARALLRRSHGQEPLHAQCGTLLYDSVDRGFTLDGEPLALTPRERSVLEVLILRNGRAINKDTLSEKIFGLDESVNAEAIEIYVHRLRKKLERSSVGIVTLRGLGYLLEAKDA
- a CDS encoding sensor histidine kinase, whose translation is MTRPNLRVRVALWLLLPLLLLLAFDAWLTYQRAMNAAHAAFDRTLEFSLRSIRDGIRLRDAQIEVDLPYLALEMFESNGGGNIYYQIREEGGRVVTGYPDLPAGTKASGDLYSVQFYDDMFRGRPLRIAMLRLPVHDVPSAQTRVVLVRVGETIEQRQALAREILIGSLQQEFLLVVLALGIVWLGVARGLRPLNRLSAKVAARAENDPTPLDTVGLPSEVAPLVDSINQYIGRTQLMQLSRRRFFNDAAHQLKTPLAIIQAESELALRDIDGGEETSIGNRRQGVHLRRLNRAVQQAVRIVQQLLSLSRLDADSGYTVKHAAVPLHKVARSVTLDWSPVARSRGIDLGFEQDVRIEVMGQSDLLAELVGNLIDNAIRYSGDGAVITVRVACEAGQALLQVIDNGPGIDVGERDAVFERFYRSEATQAVEGSGLGLSIVREIARVHGASIALSEAPGGGLVVSVRFPTLKAVLA
- a CDS encoding ABC transporter substrate-binding protein, with amino-acid sequence MQISLKYLAVAVAFAANSAWAAFPAGYPSDYQATVDAAKKEGKLIVYSVTDTALVRPLIKDFESLHGIKVEYNDMNSTELYNRYISENAASSTSADVLWSSAMDLQVKLVNDGLMASYESPEAKQLPQWAQYQKQAYGTTYEPLAIVYNKRLLPAGEVPQTRADLIKLLQNKPDQFKGKVTTYDIEKSGVGFNYLTQDARVNPQVTWDLVKAMGATGPKLQSSTGAMMERISSGENLIGYNILGSYALTKAKKDPSIGYVYPKDYTLVVSRLVTISKKAQSPNAAKLWVDYLLSQRGQTLLANQASLFSIRADVDGETSMAGLTKQLGDSLKPIPIGAGLLVYLDQSKRLEFLKQWQQSIKR
- a CDS encoding CmpA/NrtA family ABC transporter substrate-binding protein, which translates into the protein MNSAASASPSSVPAPLEKTHLRLGFVALSDAAPLVAAKLLEFGHAHGLTLELCRQPSWAAVRDKLLSGDLDAAHVLYGLVYGVQLGLGGPQTDMAVLTVLNRNGQAITLSTRLADALAEHGSLPKALATLGRKPVFAQTFPTGTHAMWLPYWLASQGVHPLRDTESVVIPPPQMVAALSEEKLDGLCVGEPWNAMAEANGVGRTVAYTSEVWPDHPEKVLACRHDFVGANPNTARALVQTMLEACRWLDGAGHREEIAHWLARPEFIGIDEALIAARFGNEIAASAPRGLPVRFFDNGAVNYPRAAEGAWFLTQFERWGMIDARADYAEIAARINQTQLYREAAARVGVAVPGDEHSQRLIDGKMWGSETVATAYARSFAIRA